In the genome of Pieris rapae chromosome 6, ilPieRapa1.1, whole genome shotgun sequence, one region contains:
- the LOC110999845 gene encoding UPF0587 protein CG4646, producing MVKIALQIKASFECIEKLYTNHPYYQWFLKLKCCSCGEESDKYHDLTEAEKVPQKHNRSESNLLIKCKLCSRENSIDVIEGSNGILTSEDENKFKTIVIFDCRGVEPVDFQPKSGWIAEAVDNGKKFEEVDLSEKEWAEYDEKNQNSVGVYELEWNFIKVK from the exons atggTTAAAATAGCGCTTCAAATCAAAGCATCATTTGAATGTATTGAGAAATTGTATACTAATCATCCTTACTACCAGtggtttttaaaactaaaatgctGTAGTTGTGGCGAGGAATCAGACAAGTATCACGATCTTACTGAAGCCGAAAAAGTCCcacaaaaacataatagaTCAGAGTCTAACTTGCTTATCAAGTGTAAATTGTGTTCCAGAGAAAATAGTATTGATGTCATTGAAGGAAGCAATG gTATATTAACTAGTgaagatgaaaataaattcaagaCAATAGTTATATTTGACTGTAGAGGAGTAGAACCTGTGGATTTTCAACCGAAATCTGGCTGGATTGCTGAAGCAGTGGATAATg GTAAGAAGTTTGAAGAGGTAGATTTATCAGAAAAGGAGTGGGCAGAATATGATGAAAAGAATCAAAACTCAGTGGGTGTATATGAGCTTGAatggaattttataaaagttaagtaa